In a single window of the Rhopalosiphum padi isolate XX-2018 chromosome 1, ASM2088224v1, whole genome shotgun sequence genome:
- the LOC132917328 gene encoding proteasome subunit alpha type-4, with protein sequence MARRYDTRTTIFSPEGRLYQVEYAIEAISHAGTCLGILTNDGVLLAAEKRNVNKLLDETCGSEKIYKLNDDMVCSVAGITADANVLVSELRSISERYRMQYGDSIPCEQLVSWLCDVKQAYTQYGGKRPFGVSILYMGWDSHYGFQLYQSDPSGNYCGWKATCIGTNSAAAIASLKTEYKEGQMTLDEAKKLAVKILSKTLDATKLTADKVEMATLKRENDQTVTNILEKHEVEKLITEYEKMEAEIAAAKAEAKAKEKKEKDAKEKDQTS encoded by the exons atg GCACGAAGATATGATACAAGAACAACTATTTTTTCACCCGaag GTCGATTATATCAAGTTGAATATGCTATAGAAGCAATCAGTCATGCTGGTACGTGTTTAGGCATACTTACAAATGATGGAGTTCTCCTTGCTGCTGAAAAACGAAATGTGAATAAACTGCTTGATGAAACTTGTGGCTCagagaaaatttataaattaaatga TGACATGGTTTGCAGTGTAGCTGGTATTACTGCTGATGCTAATGTCTTGGTTAGTGAATTACGTTCTATTTCTGAACGTTATCGTATGCAATACGGTGATTCTATACCATGTGAACAGCTTGTTTCATGGCTGTGTGATGTAAAACAAGCATATACTCAATATggag GTAAAAGACCGTTTggcgtatctatattatatatgggtTGGGATTCACATTATGGTTTTCAACTTTACCAATCAGATCCTAGTGGAAATTATTGTGGTTGGAAAGCAACTTGTATTGGAACAAATAGTGCC GCTGCCATTGCATCATTGAAAACTGAGTATAAAGAAGGACAAATGACTTTAGATGAAGCAAAAAAATTGGCTgtgaaaattttatcaaaaactttgGATGCAACTAAACTTACAGCTgataaag tggaaATGGCTACACTTAAACGAGAAAATGATCAGACTGTCACAAATATACTTGAAAAACATGAAGTTGAGAAACTTATTACTGAATATGAAAAAATGGAAGCTGAAATTGCTGCAGCTAAAGCAGAAGCCAAAGCTAAAGAGAAGAAGGAAAAAGATGCAAAAGAAAAAGATCAGAcatcttaa
- the LOC132918099 gene encoding ATP synthase-coupling factor 6, mitochondrial-like → MSHSLKMLSFNLLQKLNVTVSTSQFVCRNISASSVLMANISDPIQQLFLDKICEYNGKFDSKTFDPSIDKGYKGDLEQIGRQYNIGTNEDTTKFPTIKFDKPNIDPQV, encoded by the exons ATGTCGCACAG tttaaaaatgttgtcatttaatttattacaaaaattaaatgttacggTATCAACTAGTCAATTTGTTTGTCGCAATATATCAGCTTCATCGGTGTTGATGGCCAACATTTCAGATCCCATCCAACAACTTTTCTTAGATAAAATTTGTGAATACAATGGGAAATTTGATTCCAAGACGTTTGACCCTTCAATTGATAAAGGTTACAAGGGTGATTTAGAACAGATTGGCAGACAGTATAACATTGGCACAAATGAAGATACTACAAAATTCCCaacaattaaatttgataaaccCAATATTGATCCACAAGTTTGA
- the LOC132917160 gene encoding inositol-tetrakisphosphate 1-kinase-like yields the protein MNENDKGPSSMVIGYWMSDRKSQKLNWIEFGKVCRQHGYELVKLDLEKPLEDQGPFAVILHKLTEIIARNDEKAIQIIDRIEQYIKDHPKVLIIDPLDSVRTLLDRYKTYNVVLNTTLNNIDVFTPTFVEILSTNVKENIKKLKNAGVTFPFICKPFVAQGTTYCHQMSVIFNERGVADCKPPCVAQSFINHNAILYKLYVVGDHYQMVERPSLKNFYASNDDRDTITFDSHSVSKSDSSSELSVLDPSESAKGSSIDPIKLHSIVKILGSYLNMSLYGVDVVVENDTNRHAIIDINAYPGYDGFPDFFGKLIDCVISRRAQSVCSKAYFEDSGFDTSDSSDEKKSRAKLNSINQYN from the exons ATGAACGAAAACGACAAGGGCCCGTCGTCGATGGTCATCGGATACTGGATGTCCGACAGAAAGAGCCAGAAACTCAATTGGATCGAGTTTGGAAAAGTGTGCAG gcaGCACGGATATGAATTAGTGAAA ttgGATCTTGAAAAACCGTTAGAAGATCAAGGGCCATTTGCAGTAATTTTACATAAACTTACTGAAATAATTGCTAGAAATGATGAAAAG gcAATTCAAATCATAGATAGAATTGAACAGTATATTAAGGATCATCCAAAAGTATTAATCATTGATCCATTAGATAGTGTTCGTACCCTGCTCGATCGCTACAAAACGTATAATGTCGTGTTGAACACCACCTTGAACAATATTG ATGTTTTTACACCAACATTTGTGGAAATTCTGTCAACCAATGTGAAggagaatattaaaaaactaaaaaatgctGGAGTCACGTTTCCATTCA tttgtaagCCGTTTGTAGCTCAAGGAACAACTTACTGTCATCAG atgtctgtaatttttaatgaacGAGGTGTAGCTGATTGTAAGCCCCCATGTGTCGCTCAATCATTCATTAATCACAATGCAATTTTGTACAAATTGTATGTGGTTGGAGATCATTATCAAATGGTTGAGAGACCATCATTGAAAAATTTTTATGCTTCAAATG ATGACCGTGATACAATTACTTTTGATAGTCACTCTGTGTCTAAATCAGATTCAAGTAGCGAACTTAGTGTACTTGACCCTTCTGAAAGTGCCAAAGGATCTTCCATAGATCCAATCAAATTGCATTCTATTGTCAAAATTCTTGGCAGTTATCTAAACATGTCTCTATACGGTGTTGATGTTGTTGTTGAAAATGATACCAATCGGCAtgcaattattgatattaatgcaTATCCtg GTTATGATGGATTTCCAGACTTTTTTGGAAAACTTATAGACTGTGTAATATCAAGACGTGCTCAATCAGTATGCTCTAAAGCATATTTTGAAGACTCTGGGTTTGATACTAGTGATTCAAGCGATGAAAAAAAATCTCGCGCCaaactaaattcaattaatcaatataattaa